The following coding sequences lie in one Panicum virgatum strain AP13 chromosome 6N, P.virgatum_v5, whole genome shotgun sequence genomic window:
- the LOC120680248 gene encoding golgin candidate 4-like isoform X2 yields MGLLKEIWRAGTSERSPRAQRNAVQENSLNVTKQNGYGGGSSYGIQLNGLHSVTGNHKGNVFEEERASFAIKQASLENEIKQLKLQLSNKSKKETEIERRLEDENKLNGFLQQELNELKINKESISTSMEELHKELNEKKSELRRMQDELNRRDKEHVSDASLQSLRNMLMALQKENSDLKIERARLEADLKNMNSTSQKTADSTSDNKIPDSEKVKEEMDILKRALQDASRERDKAVQDLARLKQHLLDKDLEDQEKMDEDSKLIEELRVICEQQRAHIVQLERALKVEIAKQEENKRIINEEHQRSNEQLEELKYKLASCMSALESKNEELLNLQTALGQYYAESEAKERLGGDLAVARGELSKLSESLKVANQMIEISRREKEDMATKLSQAERMLADGKRSMQKLEDDNSRLRRALEQSMTTVNRMSLDSDNAVDRRIVIKLLVTYFQRNHSKEVLDLMVRMLGFSEEDKQRIGFAQNNVGKGVVRGVLGLPGRLVGGIVGGGSSGKSTQASQDSQSFADLWVDFLLKETEEREKREASEAAKQLQDESQTATSTSSSSGGQQRSQNPSNVAPGPSTTTRPHVFGRPDSEFSTVPLASSSYSSMPTQFSRPPPR; encoded by the exons ATGGGTCTCTTAAAAGAAATTTGGAGAGCT GGAACTTCGGAAAGATCACCCAGAGCTCAAAGGAATGCAGTTCAGGAAAATTCATTGAACGTCACCAAACAGAATGGATATGGTGGCGGTTCTTCCTATGGGATCCAGCTAAATGGTCTGCATTCGGTGACAGGGAATCATAAG GGAAATGTGTTTGAGGAAGAGAGAGCATCCTTTGCTATCAAGCAGGCTAGTCTAGAAAATGAAATCAAACAATTGAAACTACAACTCAGCaataagtccaagaaagaaactgaaATAGAAAGGAGGCTAGAAG ATGAAAACAAGCTGAATGGATTTCTCCAACAAGAACTAAATGAACTCAAGATCAACAAAGAGAGT ATATCGACTAGCATGGAGGAGCTGCATAAGGAACTGAATGAGAAGAAATCAGAGTTGAGACGtatgcaagatgagttgaacagAAGGGACAAGGAGCATGTATCTGATGCATCTCTTCAGAGCCTAAGGAATATGTTAATGGCTCTGCAGAAGGAGAATTCCGACCTAAAG ATAGAGAGAGCCAGGCTTGAGGCAGATCTCAAGAATATGAACAGTACCTCACAAAAAACAGCCGACAGTACATCAGATAACAAAATTCCTGACTCAGAAAAG GTTAAGGAAGAAATGGATATCTTGAAAAGAGCGTTACAGGATGCTTCTCGTGAGAGAGACAAAGCAGTGCAAGATTTGGCTCGGCTGAAGCAGCATTTGTTAGATAAG GACCTTGAGGACCAAGAAAAGATGGATGAAGACAGTAAACTCATTGAAGAATTGCGGGTAATCTGTGAGCAGCAAAGGGCTCATATAGTGCAGTTAGAGAGGGCTTTAAAGGTTGAGATAGCAAAGCAGGAGGAGAACAAAAGGATCATAAATGAAGAGCACCAGAGGTCAAATGAACAGCTGGAAGAATTAAAGTATAAGCTTGCTAGCTGTATGAGTGCACTCGAATCAAAAAATGAGGAGCTGCTAAATCTTCAGACTGCCCTTGGACAGTACTATGCTGAGAGTGAAGCCAAG GAACGACTTGGAGGTGATTTAGCTGTTGCGAGGGGAGAATTGTCTAAACTATCTGAGTCATTAAAG GTGGCGAATCAAATGATCGAGATTTCAAGAAGGGAGAAGGAAGATATGGCTACCAAACTTTCACAAGCAGAGAGGATGTTAGCAGATGGGAAGCGCTCCATGCAGAAGCTTGAGGATGACAACTCAAGATTGCGACGTGCGCTAGAACAAAGCATGACAACAGTGAATAGGATGTCATTAGATTCAGATAACGCCGTTGACAG GCGCATTGTGATTAAATTGCTAGTCACCTACTTCCAgcggaatcacagcaaagag GTTCTGGACCTCATGGTTCGCATGCTTGGCTTCTCTGAGGAAGACAAGCAAAGGATTGGCTTTGCACAAAATAATGTCGGTAAGGGTGTTGTTCGTGGTGTTTTGGGTCTCCCAGGACGCCTAGTTGGAGGAATTGTTGGTGGTGGTTCATCCGGCAAATCTACTCAAGCATCTCAGGATAGCCAG TCATTCGCAGACCTATGGGTGGACTTCCTGCTCAAGGAGACAGAAGAAAGGGAGAAACGGGAAGCCTCAGAAGCTGCAAAGCAGTTGCAGGACGAGAGCCAAACTGCGACCAGTACAAGTAGTTCATCAGGCGGCCAACAACGATCACAGAACCCCTCAAACGTGGCACCTGGCCCTTCCACAACCACAAGGCCACATGTGTTTGGTCGTCCTGACTCTGAATTCTCAACAGTTCCACTCGCATCATCATCATACTCATCCATGCCGACACAATTTTCAAGACCACCTCCAAGATGA